A window from Megalops cyprinoides isolate fMegCyp1 chromosome 8, fMegCyp1.pri, whole genome shotgun sequence encodes these proteins:
- the syt19 gene encoding synaptotagmin-2 — MHREDWKWMCGRYSIPKARSERRETTTQERATQQRSMNFPATLELSIGDVRMPFSDEVKYSILGISVCLFLVAIIILVWQLYRYCLQKPTTQEMLNGLLCTEDKSTKKGMFNSDIQRPRFKVERQHEEARRLSRCLSPGSSQLEQGSLEPDGLAEQDRPEELVQGSLRFSLLYDELQSRLVVTVLEARGLPRRGFSQSVDPFVRMRVLRVSPEDDPPSATPPLHRVLHEWQSRLVKDSTNPTFGDQFACTLAEDDVPHITVRLEVRDFDKYSRHGILGEVRAPLGGLNISYPLEILEDLKAPKKDPVGEVLLSLKYLPTSQRLEVGILKVRTLSQSTSKHKALYARISVVCNQCKLRHQKTTVKTRWEVTVFNEVMTFMLPDPHIIECSIVVSVYEVGSNKKSPKHLIGQVTLGKDKRSEDEHWILMMRSLRQPIAKWHLLFV; from the exons ATGCACCGAGAGGACTGGAAATGGATGTGTGGGCGCTATAGCATCCCAAAAGCACgcagtgagaggagagagacgaCAACACAAGAG CGTGCTACACAGCAGAGAAGCATGAACTTCCCAGCCACCTTGGAACTGTCCATAGGGGATGTCCGAATGCCCTTCTCTGATGAAGTCAAATACAGCATCCTGGGAATTTCTGTCTGCTTGTTCCTTGTGGCCATCATCATACTGGTGTGGCAACTGTACCGGTACTGCTTGCAGAAGCCCACTACACAGGAAATGT TGAATGGTTTACTATGTACAGAGGACAAGTCTACAAAAAAGGGAATGTTCAATTCAGATATTCAGAGGCCCAGGTTTAAG GTAGAGAGGCAACATGAGGAGGCTCGGAGGCTGAGTCGCTGCCTCTCCCCTGGGTCCTCACAGTTGGAGCAGGGCAGTCTGGAGCCAGATGGTCTGGCTGAGCAGGATCGCCCAGAGGAGCTGGTCCAGGGCTCACTGCGCTTCTCCCTCCTTTACGATGAGCTGCAGTCACGGCTGGTGGTAACGGTGCTGGAGGCACGGGGCCTCCCCCGGCGGGGCTTCAGCCAGAGTGTGGACCCCTTTGTGAGGATGCGGGTCCTGCGAGTGAGCCCCGAGGATGACCCACCATCAGCCACACCCCCACTGCACCGCGTGCTCCATGAGTGGCAGTCCCGCTTGGTGAAGGACAGCACCAACCCCACCTTTGGGGATCAGTTCGCCTGCACACTGGCTGAGGATGATGTCCCACACATCACAGTCAGGCTGGAG GTTAGAGACTTTGACAAGTACTCCAGGCATGGGATTTTGGGAGAAGTAAGAGCTCCTCTGGGTGGCCTGAATATATCATACCCACTGGAAATATTGGAGGACTTGAAGGCACCAAAGAAG GACCCAGTTGGAGAGGTGCTCCTCTCACTCAAATACCTACCTACCTCCCAGAGACTGGAGGTAGGCATCCTTAAGGTCAGAACACTTTCCCAGTCCACAAGTAAACACAAAG CTCTCTATGCCAGGATCTCTGTTGTCTGCAACCAGTGCAAACTCCGGCACCAGAAGACCACTGTGAAGACCCGGTGGGAGGTGACTGTCTTCAACGAGGTCATGACATTCATGCTGCCCGACCCTCACATCATTGAGTGCTCCATTGTGGTCTCCGTGTATGAAGTGGGCTCAAACAAGAAGTCGCCCAAGCACCTGATTGGTCAGGTCACCCTGGGAAAAGACAAGAGATCTGAAGATGAACACTGGATCCTGATGATGCGCTCGCTGCGCCAGCCAATTGCAAAGTGGCATTTACTGTTCGTCTGA